Proteins from a single region of Pseudomonas phenolilytica:
- a CDS encoding cold-shock protein yields the protein MDKSYDESSSAPTTGDDTPVVQHQGLVIELDAGQGRGRIETTDGRQLPFHRRDVAGGAFDGLRKGDQVRFAEELGDEGPEARKVERGEV from the coding sequence ATGGACAAATCGTACGACGAATCATCCAGCGCACCGACGACTGGCGACGACACGCCCGTGGTGCAGCATCAGGGGCTGGTGATCGAGCTGGACGCCGGGCAAGGCCGCGGCCGGATCGAGACGACCGACGGCCGGCAATTGCCGTTTCACCGGCGCGACGTGGCCGGTGGCGCGTTCGATGGCTTGCGAAAAGGCGATCAGGTGCGCTTCGCCGAGGAGCTGGGCGACGAAGGACCGGAGGCGAGAAAGGTGGAGCGCGGCGAGGTATAG
- the glgA gene encoding glycogen synthase GlgA, with amino-acid sequence MSIAVNAGSIRLNKTQPAIRLTPRPVLQVRSSHSEKKKILFVTSELTDLIKTGGLADVSAALPRALGTLHDVRVLIPGYTQVLRSGHAIRVVGSLGAQAEIPACRIGRMDMPDGLIIYVLICPELYERDGNPYGDGHGNDWPDNPVRFARLCLAAAEIAAGTACIRWTPELVHAHDWPTGLTPAYMHWRGLRTPSVFTIHNLAYQGNIDMSLRRALALPHEACGVERMEFYGKLSLLKAGIAYASHVTTVSATYAQEITTEEFGCGMEGFLRMKARQGLLSGLLNGIDESWEPQSDPHLVRGFSACDWQGKAANAAYVRQAFGLEADASPLFAVVSRLVQQKGIDLTLGVAETIVANGGQLAILGQGEPHIEEEVRELARRYPGRVAAHVGFNEHDARRLFAGSDFLLMPSRYEPCGLSQMYAQRYASLPIARRTGGLADSIEDGLTGFLFDQPSVDSYRHAVLRALEIHQRPDLLCAMRCRAMATGFFWRHAIAPYDHLYQQLLGVHREAAHAIS; translated from the coding sequence ATGAGTATTGCGGTGAACGCCGGTTCCATTCGCCTGAACAAGACCCAGCCCGCCATTCGGCTAACGCCGCGCCCGGTGCTGCAGGTTCGCAGCAGTCACAGCGAGAAAAAGAAAATCCTCTTCGTCACCTCGGAGCTGACCGATCTGATCAAGACCGGCGGGCTGGCCGACGTGTCCGCCGCCCTGCCCCGCGCGCTCGGTACGCTGCACGACGTGCGCGTGCTGATTCCCGGCTACACGCAGGTGCTGCGCAGCGGTCATGCGATCCGCGTGGTCGGCAGCCTCGGCGCCCAGGCGGAGATACCTGCCTGCCGCATCGGCCGAATGGACATGCCCGACGGCCTGATCATCTACGTGCTGATCTGCCCGGAGCTCTACGAGCGCGACGGCAACCCATACGGCGACGGCCACGGCAATGACTGGCCGGATAACCCGGTGCGCTTTGCCCGTCTATGCCTGGCCGCTGCGGAGATCGCCGCCGGCACCGCCTGCATCCGCTGGACGCCGGAGCTGGTGCACGCGCACGACTGGCCCACCGGACTCACGCCCGCCTACATGCACTGGCGCGGGCTGCGTACACCGAGCGTATTCACCATTCACAACCTGGCCTACCAAGGCAACATCGACATGAGCCTGCGCCGCGCACTGGCGCTGCCGCATGAAGCCTGCGGCGTGGAGCGCATGGAATTCTACGGCAAGCTCTCGCTGCTCAAGGCCGGCATCGCCTACGCCAGCCATGTCACCACCGTCAGCGCGACCTATGCGCAGGAAATCACCACCGAAGAATTCGGCTGCGGCATGGAAGGTTTTCTGCGCATGAAGGCGCGCCAGGGCCTGCTCAGTGGCCTGCTCAACGGCATCGACGAAAGCTGGGAACCGCAGAGCGATCCCCATCTGGTACGCGGCTTCAGCGCGTGCGACTGGCAGGGCAAGGCTGCCAACGCCGCCTATGTGCGCCAGGCGTTCGGCCTCGAGGCGGACGCCAGTCCGCTGTTTGCCGTGGTGTCGCGCCTGGTGCAGCAGAAAGGCATCGACCTGACCCTCGGCGTAGCCGAAACCATCGTCGCCAACGGCGGCCAGCTGGCCATCCTCGGCCAGGGCGAGCCGCATATCGAAGAAGAGGTGCGCGAACTCGCCCGTCGCTATCCGGGCCGTGTCGCCGCGCACGTCGGCTTCAACGAACACGATGCGCGGCGGTTGTTCGCCGGCAGCGATTTCCTGCTGATGCCCTCGCGCTACGAGCCGTGCGGCCTCAGCCAGATGTATGCCCAGCGCTACGCCTCGCTGCCGATCGCCCGCCGCACCGGCGGCCTGGCCGACTCCATCGAGGACGGGCTGACCGGCTTCTTGTTCGACCAGCCCAGCGTCGACAGCTATCGCCATGCGGTGCTGCGCGCCCTGGAGATTCACCAGCGGCCGGACCTGCTGTGCGCCATGCGCTGCCGGGCGATGGCCACCGGATTCTTCTGGCGCCACGCCATCGCCCCGTACGACCACCTGTACCAGCAACTGCTGGGCGTCCACCGCGAGGCCGCCCACGCCATTTCCTGA
- a CDS encoding ferritin-like domain-containing protein, which translates to MQSAQTGHDVRTERLIEWLRDAHAMEAQAETMLTKQASRIQHYPELKARIEQHITETQNQARLIEDCLRRHDRSYSGLKDLGGKMMAMGQAMGGMMVSDEIVKGAQMGYVFENLEIASYKILIAAAEAVGDLETKAVCERILVEEIAMADWLRDHLAELTHAYLTRAAEPHVEAKR; encoded by the coding sequence ATGCAAAGTGCCCAGACCGGTCACGACGTCCGTACCGAACGCCTCATCGAATGGCTGCGCGATGCCCACGCGATGGAGGCCCAGGCCGAAACCATGCTGACCAAGCAGGCCAGCCGCATCCAGCACTACCCTGAGCTGAAGGCGCGCATCGAGCAGCACATCACCGAAACCCAGAACCAGGCCCGCCTGATCGAGGACTGCCTGCGCCGTCACGACAGGTCCTATTCCGGGTTGAAGGACCTGGGCGGCAAGATGATGGCGATGGGGCAGGCGATGGGCGGCATGATGGTCAGTGACGAGATCGTCAAAGGCGCGCAGATGGGTTACGTGTTCGAGAACCTGGAAATCGCCTCCTACAAGATTCTCATCGCCGCCGCCGAAGCCGTGGGCGACCTTGAGACCAAGGCAGTCTGCGAACGCATCCTGGTCGAGGAAATCGCGATGGCTGACTGGCTGCGCGACCACCTGGCCGAACTGACCCATGCCTACCTGACGCGCGCGGCCGAGCCACATGTCGAGGCCAAGCGCTAG
- the malQ gene encoding 4-alpha-glucanotransferase — MSDESLIRLATAAGLSVDWTDADNCPQRVEPQVLREVLGCLGLAAHSEADIQASLDLLAQQYNHGGVPPLLTCDQHAALELGSYFAPASHYQLTSEDGEARDGQLDEQARLPAIGTPGYYQLSIAEHQLTVAVAPHACPTVADIAGPDAWGLTVQLYALRRPGDGGLGDTQALETLARSAAAHGADALGISPVHAMFGAYPHQYSPYSPSSRLFLNVLHAAPGAILGERPVQLGIQTCDLGRERERLEQLELIDWPAVALSRQRLLRQLFEDFNRGGNAQQVDFDSFRASGGEALENHCRFEALHDHLRDAEGNPQHWNAWPAEYRDPASPAVAAFAREHADAVSYHAFGQWLMARGLQRAHVAARSAGMRIGLISDLAVGADGGGSQAWSRQAELLAALSVGAPPDVMNRAGQNWGISAFSPWGLQRHGFRAYIEMLRANLAHAGGMRIDHVLGLKRLWVMPAGADPKRGVYLNYPFDDMLRLLCLEAWRHRAVILGEDLGTIPEGLREVLAARGILGMRVLLFEQHDGHFQRAGQYSDQALATSTTHDIPPLAGWWSGHDIDWRIRIGQLSEAERESQWRAREHERAGLNRVLCEDGGRDPGQLLEVQQAVDAAACFLGHTPAPLALLPVEDALGLSEQTNMPGIVEIHPNWRRRYPYDSATLLDQPVCSRRLHCLNKARHDHREGSRR; from the coding sequence ATGAGTGACGAATCGCTGATCCGCCTGGCCACTGCCGCGGGGCTGTCCGTCGACTGGACGGACGCCGACAACTGCCCGCAACGCGTCGAGCCGCAGGTGCTTCGCGAGGTGCTGGGCTGCCTCGGGCTGGCCGCGCACAGCGAAGCCGACATTCAGGCCAGCCTCGATCTGCTCGCGCAACAGTACAACCACGGCGGCGTGCCGCCGCTGTTGACCTGCGACCAGCACGCCGCGCTGGAACTGGGCAGCTATTTCGCGCCGGCGAGCCACTACCAGCTGACGTCCGAGGACGGCGAAGCCCGTGACGGCCAGCTCGACGAGCAGGCGCGGCTGCCGGCGATCGGCACTCCCGGCTACTACCAGCTGAGCATCGCCGAGCACCAGCTGACCGTGGCGGTGGCGCCGCATGCCTGCCCGACTGTGGCGGACATCGCCGGTCCCGACGCCTGGGGCCTCACCGTGCAGCTGTATGCCCTGCGCCGGCCAGGCGACGGCGGCCTGGGCGATACCCAGGCGCTGGAAACCCTGGCCCGCAGTGCCGCCGCCCATGGTGCCGACGCGCTGGGCATCAGCCCGGTGCACGCCATGTTCGGCGCCTATCCCCATCAGTACAGCCCCTACTCGCCATCCAGCCGGCTTTTCCTCAATGTGCTGCACGCCGCGCCCGGCGCAATCCTCGGCGAGCGCCCGGTGCAGCTAGGCATCCAAACCTGCGATCTGGGCCGCGAGCGGGAGCGTCTGGAGCAGCTGGAGCTGATCGACTGGCCGGCCGTGGCGCTCAGCCGTCAGCGCCTGCTGCGTCAGCTGTTCGAGGATTTCAATCGCGGCGGCAATGCGCAGCAGGTCGATTTCGACAGCTTCCGCGCCAGCGGGGGCGAAGCGCTGGAAAACCACTGCCGGTTCGAGGCGCTGCACGACCACCTGCGCGATGCCGAGGGCAACCCGCAGCACTGGAATGCCTGGCCGGCCGAATACCGCGATCCGGCCAGCCCGGCGGTGGCCGCGTTTGCCCGCGAACACGCCGATGCGGTCAGCTACCACGCCTTCGGCCAATGGCTGATGGCGCGCGGCCTGCAACGCGCCCATGTCGCCGCGCGTAGCGCCGGCATGCGCATCGGCCTGATCTCGGATCTGGCCGTCGGCGCCGATGGCGGCGGCAGTCAGGCCTGGAGCCGGCAGGCCGAACTCCTGGCTGCGCTCAGCGTCGGCGCGCCACCGGACGTGATGAATCGCGCCGGGCAGAACTGGGGCATCTCCGCGTTCTCACCCTGGGGCCTGCAGCGCCACGGCTTTCGCGCCTACATCGAGATGCTGCGCGCCAACCTTGCGCACGCTGGCGGCATGCGCATCGACCACGTGCTGGGCCTCAAGCGCCTGTGGGTGATGCCGGCCGGCGCCGATCCGAAGCGCGGCGTGTACCTCAACTACCCCTTCGACGACATGCTGCGCCTGCTCTGCCTGGAGGCCTGGCGGCACCGCGCGGTGATCCTCGGCGAAGACCTCGGCACCATCCCCGAAGGCCTGCGCGAGGTGCTCGCCGCGCGCGGCATACTCGGCATGCGCGTGCTGCTGTTCGAGCAGCACGACGGCCATTTCCAGCGCGCCGGTCAGTACTCCGATCAGGCGCTGGCGACCAGCACCACCCACGATATTCCGCCGCTCGCCGGGTGGTGGAGCGGGCATGACATCGACTGGCGGATCAGGATCGGCCAGCTGAGCGAAGCGGAGCGCGAGTCTCAGTGGCGCGCACGCGAGCACGAGCGCGCCGGGCTGAATCGCGTGCTCTGCGAAGACGGCGGGCGCGATCCCGGGCAGCTGCTGGAGGTTCAACAGGCGGTCGATGCCGCCGCCTGTTTCCTCGGCCATACCCCCGCGCCGCTGGCATTGCTGCCGGTGGAGGATGCGCTCGGCCTCAGCGAGCAGACCAATATGCCCGGCATCGTCGAAATCCATCCGAACTGGCGACGGCGCTACCCGTACGACAGCGCCACCCTGCTCGACCAGCCCGTCTGCAGCCGCCGCCTGCATTGCCTGAACAAGGCCCGCCACGATCACCGCGAAGGAAGCCGTCGATGA
- a CDS encoding DUF2061 domain-containing protein yields the protein MKPRPLLKTFTFAILHFATAFIVVYALTGNVAISGAAALIEPLLNTVVFYFHERAWNRFGRQTPQQSHSYGHDVFVKYLARRKGARAEASAIRRS from the coding sequence ATGAAGCCCAGACCGCTACTGAAGACCTTCACTTTCGCCATCCTGCATTTCGCCACGGCCTTCATCGTGGTTTACGCACTGACCGGCAATGTCGCGATCAGCGGCGCAGCGGCGCTGATCGAGCCGCTGCTCAATACCGTGGTGTTCTATTTTCACGAACGGGCATGGAACCGCTTCGGCCGGCAGACACCGCAGCAAAGCCACAGTTACGGGCACGACGTGTTCGTTAAATATCTCGCGCGGCGCAAGGGGGCGCGCGCCGAGGCATCGGCTATTCGACGGAGCTGA
- the ligD gene encoding DNA ligase D, translating to MALDEYQRKRDFAATPEPAGTHKRTRRSEQALQYCIQKHDATRLHYDFRLELDGTLKSWAIPKGPSLDPAVRRLAVHVEDHPLDYASFEGHIPEGHYGAGDVIVWDRGVWLPDGDPQVGYRKGKLKFTLQGEKLAGSWNLVRTRMEGKQEQWFLIKSRDEAAREQADYDITAAQPDSVLSERTLVPRRRGTARKRTEEDPPKPVKRPGRTRKGAATKAPPQALPGAVAADLPATLTPQLATLVDAVPSGDWRYEIKFDGYRILARIDAGRVQLFTRNGHDWTAKMPQQAAALAGLGLQSGWLDGEVVVPDESGTPDFQALQNAFEAGRSGGILYYLFDAPYLNGLDLREVPLEQRRAALREVLARSDSDLLRFSEDFTEAPQSILESACQMKLEGLIGKRGGSSYVGKRSSSWVKIKCGNRQEFIIVGYTAPKGTRTGFGALLLGLHDDDGQLRYAGKVGTGFDVATLTSLHRRLQALEIARCPLDKAPPATDVRGAQWLEPKLMCEVAYAEMTRQGVVRHAVFHGLRTDKPAQAITRERARPVSAARSRGGRRKADDPLADTGVRISNPERVIDPHSGTTKLELARFYARLAPWLLPQLRDRPLALVRAPEGITGELFFQKHADKLSIPHITQLDPALDKHGALLVIDSRDALVGAAQMGTIELHAWNAVAPGLEHPDRFVLDLDPDPALPWKRMVEATQLTQTLLDEIGLQSFLKTSGGKGLHIVVPLAPVHGWSEVKAFSHAIARYLAKLLPGHFSAVSGPKNRVGRIFIDYLRNSRGASTVSAYSVRARPGLPVSVPIHRDELSELQGANLWTVGNLFERLQELGEADPWAELPTVRQRIDDDMRARLGG from the coding sequence ATGGCGCTCGACGAGTACCAGCGCAAGCGTGATTTCGCCGCCACGCCCGAGCCGGCTGGCACGCATAAGCGCACCCGGCGCAGCGAGCAGGCGCTGCAGTACTGCATCCAGAAACATGACGCCACGCGACTGCATTACGACTTCCGCCTGGAACTCGACGGCACGCTGAAGAGCTGGGCGATTCCCAAGGGGCCGAGCCTGGACCCAGCGGTGCGCCGGCTGGCGGTCCATGTCGAGGATCATCCGCTGGACTATGCCAGCTTCGAGGGGCATATCCCCGAAGGGCACTACGGCGCCGGTGACGTGATCGTCTGGGATCGCGGCGTCTGGCTACCGGACGGTGATCCGCAGGTCGGTTATCGCAAGGGCAAGCTGAAATTCACCTTGCAGGGCGAGAAGCTCGCCGGCAGCTGGAATCTGGTGCGTACTCGCATGGAGGGCAAGCAGGAGCAGTGGTTCCTGATCAAATCCCGCGATGAGGCCGCGCGCGAGCAAGCCGATTACGACATCACCGCCGCCCAGCCGGACAGCGTGCTCAGCGAGCGCACTTTGGTGCCGCGCCGCCGCGGGACGGCGCGCAAACGCACCGAGGAAGATCCGCCCAAGCCGGTGAAGCGCCCAGGTCGCACGCGAAAGGGCGCGGCGACCAAGGCGCCGCCGCAAGCGCTACCGGGCGCCGTTGCCGCTGACCTGCCGGCCACGCTGACACCGCAGTTGGCCACGCTGGTGGATGCGGTGCCGAGCGGTGACTGGCGCTACGAGATCAAGTTCGACGGCTACCGCATCCTTGCGCGCATTGATGCGGGGCGGGTGCAGCTGTTCACCCGCAATGGCCATGACTGGACGGCGAAGATGCCGCAGCAGGCTGCCGCGCTTGCCGGGCTCGGGCTGCAATCGGGCTGGCTCGATGGCGAGGTGGTGGTGCCGGACGAGAGCGGCACGCCGGATTTCCAGGCGCTGCAGAATGCCTTCGAGGCCGGCCGCAGTGGCGGCATCCTCTATTACCTGTTCGATGCGCCGTACCTGAACGGGCTGGACCTGCGCGAGGTGCCGCTGGAGCAGCGTCGCGCGGCGTTGCGTGAAGTTCTGGCGCGTAGCGATAGCGATCTGCTGCGTTTTTCCGAGGATTTCACCGAGGCGCCGCAGAGCATTCTCGAAAGCGCCTGCCAGATGAAGCTCGAAGGGCTGATCGGCAAGCGCGGCGGCAGCAGCTATGTCGGCAAGCGCAGCAGCAGCTGGGTCAAGATCAAGTGCGGCAACCGCCAGGAATTCATCATCGTCGGCTACACCGCCCCCAAGGGCACGCGCACCGGTTTCGGTGCGTTGCTGCTGGGGCTGCATGACGATGACGGGCAGCTGCGCTACGCCGGCAAGGTGGGCACAGGCTTCGATGTGGCGACGCTAACCAGCCTGCATCGGCGCTTGCAGGCGCTGGAAATCGCCCGCTGCCCGCTGGACAAGGCGCCGCCGGCGACCGATGTGCGCGGCGCGCAATGGCTCGAACCGAAGCTGATGTGCGAAGTGGCCTATGCCGAGATGACACGCCAGGGCGTGGTGCGGCATGCGGTGTTCCATGGCCTGCGCACCGACAAACCGGCACAGGCGATCACCCGCGAGCGCGCCCGGCCGGTTAGCGCGGCGCGCAGCCGGGGCGGCAGGCGCAAGGCGGACGATCCGCTCGCCGACACCGGCGTGCGCATCTCCAACCCGGAACGCGTCATCGACCCGCACAGCGGCACTACCAAGCTCGAACTGGCGCGCTTCTACGCCCGTCTCGCGCCGTGGCTGCTGCCGCAACTGCGCGATCGCCCGCTGGCGCTGGTGCGCGCGCCGGAAGGCATCACCGGCGAGCTGTTCTTCCAGAAGCACGCGGACAAGCTGAGCATCCCGCACATCACCCAGCTCGATCCGGCGCTCGACAAGCACGGCGCGCTGCTGGTGATCGACAGCCGCGACGCGCTGGTCGGTGCGGCACAGATGGGCACCATCGAGCTGCACGCCTGGAATGCCGTCGCCCCCGGGCTGGAGCACCCGGACCGTTTCGTGCTCGACCTCGACCCAGACCCCGCCTTGCCGTGGAAACGCATGGTCGAGGCTACCCAGCTGACCCAGACGCTGCTGGACGAGATCGGCCTGCAGTCGTTTCTCAAGACCAGCGGCGGCAAGGGACTGCACATCGTCGTGCCGCTGGCGCCGGTGCATGGCTGGAGTGAAGTGAAAGCCTTCAGCCATGCCATCGCCCGCTATCTCGCCAAGCTGCTGCCGGGCCACTTTTCCGCCGTCAGCGGACCGAAGAACCGCGTCGGCCGCATCTTCATCGACTACCTGCGCAACAGCCGCGGCGCCAGCACGGTGTCGGCCTATTCGGTTCGCGCACGGCCGGGACTGCCGGTTTCCGTGCCCATCCACCGCGATGAGCTGAGCGAATTGCAGGGCGCCAACCTGTGGACGGTCGGCAACCTGTTCGAGCGTCTGCAGGAGCTGGGCGAGGCGGATCCCTGGGCTGAGCTGCCAACGGTACGACAACGCATCGACGACGACATGCGCGCACGCCTTGGCGGTTGA
- a CDS encoding CinA family protein, producing the protein MQRLEEVVAFLRDRQAVLSTAESCTCGLMASLLADIPGCGQVLDSGFVVYSPDAKHRLLQVSFATIERFGLTSEEVATEMATGALRASAASLSVANTGVADDAQEDEGGTQCFAWALREGERLVSISETVKFDGDRVAIRKQAARYGLEQLPQRYAQLQGMLISQD; encoded by the coding sequence ATGCAAAGGCTTGAAGAAGTGGTGGCATTCCTGCGCGACCGGCAGGCAGTGCTGAGTACGGCCGAGTCCTGCACCTGTGGCCTTATGGCCTCGTTGCTGGCCGATATTCCGGGTTGCGGGCAGGTGCTCGACAGCGGCTTCGTGGTCTATTCGCCAGACGCCAAGCACCGGCTGCTGCAGGTCAGCTTCGCCACCATCGAGCGCTTCGGCCTGACCAGCGAGGAGGTCGCGACCGAAATGGCCACGGGCGCGCTGCGGGCCAGCGCGGCGTCGCTCAGCGTGGCCAACACCGGCGTCGCCGACGATGCCCAGGAGGACGAGGGCGGTACCCAGTGCTTCGCCTGGGCGCTGCGCGAGGGTGAGCGGCTGGTTTCGATCAGCGAAACGGTGAAGTTCGATGGCGACCGCGTGGCGATTCGCAAGCAGGCGGCGCGCTACGGACTCGAGCAGTTGCCGCAGCGCTATGCGCAGCTGCAGGGGATGCTGATCAGTCAGGACTAA
- the treZ gene encoding malto-oligosyltrehalose trehalohydrolase, which yields MPSMRAPIGRHGPQLLDCNTTRFRLWAPDAASVALVIVGGETLPMQPEADGWYGVDAPYGAGTLYRFLIDGELQVPDPASRAQAGDVHDPSVVVDPNDYLWRHADWQGRPWHETVLYELHAGLLGGFAGVERRLADLAALGVTAIELMPLAEFPGERNWGYDGVLPYAPEAAYGSPAELKQLIDSAHGHGLMVFLDVVYNHFGPDGNYLGRYAKHFFRHDQQTPWGDAIDFRRREVRDFFIDNALMWLQEYRFDGLRLDAVHAIPERSFLTELAARVREATEPGRHVHLVLENEDNRASLLAQGFTAQWNDDGHNVLHCLLTGERQGYYADYHGDATAKLARFLGEGFIYQGEANRRGETRGEPSGHLSPTAFVLFLQNHDQIGNRAFGERLISLADPQSLRAATAVLLLSPMIPLLFMGEEWGARQPFLFFTSHHGELADAVREGRRNEFAEFAEFADENTRERIPDPNAIATFDASCPDFGARQEPGHAEWQALYRQLLDIRRREIVPRLPGARFLDACVLGDAAVLVHWRLGGGCRLRLELNLGEQAAPLSEAPPGAQLLFASREVVDARDTLAPRLARLYLEKDHE from the coding sequence ATGCCATCCATGCGTGCCCCCATCGGACGACACGGCCCACAACTGCTGGACTGCAACACCACCCGCTTCAGGCTCTGGGCGCCGGATGCCGCAAGCGTGGCGCTGGTTATCGTTGGCGGCGAAACGCTGCCGATGCAGCCCGAGGCGGATGGCTGGTACGGCGTGGATGCTCCGTATGGCGCGGGTACGCTGTATCGCTTTCTCATCGACGGCGAACTGCAGGTGCCCGACCCGGCGTCACGCGCGCAGGCCGGCGATGTGCACGACCCCAGCGTGGTGGTCGACCCCAACGACTACCTGTGGCGTCACGCCGACTGGCAGGGCCGCCCGTGGCACGAAACGGTGCTCTACGAATTGCATGCTGGCCTGCTCGGTGGCTTTGCCGGGGTCGAGCGGCGCCTGGCGGACCTCGCCGCGCTGGGCGTCACGGCCATCGAGCTGATGCCGCTGGCGGAATTTCCTGGCGAGCGCAACTGGGGCTACGACGGCGTACTGCCCTACGCCCCGGAGGCGGCCTACGGCTCGCCGGCCGAGCTCAAGCAGCTGATCGACAGCGCCCACGGCCACGGCCTGATGGTCTTCCTCGATGTGGTCTACAACCACTTCGGCCCGGACGGCAACTACCTCGGCCGTTACGCCAAGCACTTCTTCCGCCATGACCAGCAGACGCCTTGGGGCGATGCCATCGACTTCCGCCGCCGCGAGGTGCGCGATTTCTTCATCGACAACGCGTTGATGTGGCTGCAGGAATACCGCTTCGACGGCCTGCGCCTGGACGCCGTGCACGCCATCCCGGAACGCAGCTTCCTCACCGAACTGGCGGCCCGGGTGCGCGAGGCAACCGAACCCGGCCGGCACGTCCACCTGGTGCTGGAGAACGAGGACAACCGCGCCAGCCTGCTGGCCCAGGGCTTCACCGCGCAGTGGAACGACGACGGCCACAATGTCCTGCACTGTCTGCTCACCGGCGAGCGCCAGGGCTACTACGCCGACTACCACGGCGACGCCACGGCCAAGCTGGCGCGCTTTCTCGGCGAGGGTTTCATCTACCAGGGCGAGGCCAACCGCCGTGGCGAGACGCGCGGTGAACCCAGCGGCCACCTGTCCCCGACCGCTTTCGTGCTGTTCCTGCAGAACCACGACCAGATCGGCAACCGCGCCTTCGGCGAGCGCCTGATCAGCCTCGCCGACCCGCAATCGCTGCGTGCCGCGACGGCCGTGCTGTTGCTCTCGCCGATGATTCCGCTGCTATTCATGGGCGAAGAATGGGGCGCGCGCCAGCCGTTCCTGTTCTTTACCAGCCACCACGGCGAACTGGCGGACGCCGTGCGCGAAGGCCGCCGCAACGAGTTCGCCGAGTTTGCCGAGTTCGCCGACGAGAACACCCGCGAGCGCATCCCGGACCCCAACGCCATCGCCACCTTCGACGCCTCGTGCCCGGATTTCGGCGCGCGCCAGGAGCCGGGGCATGCCGAATGGCAGGCGCTGTATCGCCAGCTGCTGGACATTCGTCGGCGCGAGATCGTGCCGCGCCTGCCGGGTGCGCGTTTTCTCGATGCCTGTGTGCTGGGCGATGCAGCGGTGCTGGTGCACTGGCGCCTCGGCGGCGGCTGCCGATTGCGCCTGGAGCTGAATCTCGGCGAGCAGGCCGCGCCGCTGTCGGAGGCCCCGCCGGGTGCCCAACTGCTGTTCGCCAGCCGCGAGGTGGTCGATGCACGCGATACGTTGGCGCCGCGTCTGGCCAGGCTGTATCTGGAGAAAGACCATGAGTGA
- a CDS encoding DUF1652 domain-containing protein: protein MGSRLPLFKIEAILHDYLHPFRCECLEQASGLSVRLYDAQAEHEELTVLGVTHEQCRDAANLVRLAQELRIEMFVTRSEIPAENATLSSVE from the coding sequence ATGGGCTCGCGACTCCCCCTGTTCAAGATCGAAGCGATCCTGCACGACTACCTGCACCCGTTCCGCTGCGAATGCCTGGAGCAGGCCAGCGGCCTCAGTGTGCGGCTGTACGATGCCCAGGCCGAACACGAAGAGCTGACGGTACTCGGCGTGACCCATGAGCAGTGCCGCGACGCCGCCAATCTTGTGCGTCTGGCACAGGAGCTGCGCATCGAAATGTTCGTCACCCGTAGCGAAATACCGGCCGAGAACGCCACGCTCAGCTCCGTCGAATAG
- a CDS encoding DUF2790 domain-containing protein, which translates to MKKLLCIASLALCAPLANAETATVPYQYGDELDVAEVVSLEVPAGGCEIVEAKMTYVDSQGETHVTSYLRQGPDCHNF; encoded by the coding sequence ATGAAAAAGCTGCTGTGTATCGCCAGTCTGGCGCTGTGCGCCCCGCTGGCCAATGCTGAAACCGCGACCGTGCCCTATCAGTACGGTGACGAGCTGGACGTTGCCGAGGTCGTTTCGCTGGAAGTTCCGGCCGGCGGCTGCGAGATCGTCGAGGCGAAGATGACCTACGTCGACTCTCAGGGCGAAACCCATGTGACGTCGTATCTGCGCCAGGGGCCGGACTGCCACAACTTCTGA